A segment of the Fibrobacter succinogenes subsp. succinogenes S85 genome:
CCCGGTAGCCTTCAAGCTTTATGAACACTTGGTGAAGCGCGCTGCTGGCGACGAGACGCTCACGAACCGCATTTTGCGCAGTATGCAGAAGGCTCATTACGATTCCAACAGCTTCGGACACTTCGCCTTGAACTGGCAGGATTATAGCCACTTCACTTCGCCGATCCGCCGTTATGCTGACCTTTGGTGCCATCGTGAACTCGCCCGCAAGGGTAAGGAAATCGACGCCGAACGCGTGAACAGCGTGATTGAAGTCTGCGACTTGATTTCTGCAAACGAAATCAAGAACATGAAGGTGGAACGCATCTCCATCAAGGTGTGCAGCTGCTGGATTTTGAAGAGCCGCATTGGCGACAGTTTCGAAGCAAGCGTTACGGGCATTGAAGAATGGGGCATTTACGTTTCCATCGACGATCCGATTGCCGAAGGTCTTGTGCGCTACCGCGATATCACGGGCGATGACTTCTACGTGTTCAATCCGGACCAGGGTCTTGCATTTGGCAAGCGCAGTGGCCGCACCTTCCGCCGTGGCGACAAAGTGATGGTTCAACTCCTCAGAGTTGACCCATTGCGCGGTCAGGCAGACTTCAGCATCACCGAAAAGCTGAGCCCTGAACCGAAGAAGCGCCGTACCCGCGAAGATACCGAACGCGACATTCGCAATTTCAATGAAAGAGCTGACCGCGCTGCGGCCGCCGAAGCACTCGGCTATGTGAGCCAGCCGGACGAAGACGACGATTACGAACCGGAATACGTTTCTCGCGGTCGCCGTGGACGTCGCGATTTCGACGGTCCGATCTTTGAACGCACCGGTCGCGATTCTCGTGAACGTGGCGGTTTCCGTAAGGGCCGTGACGAATTCGATGAAGGTCGCCGTTCCGACAAGCGTGGGAAACACGGAGGTCGAGACTCCCGTGATTTCGGCGAAGGATTCCATGTAGCCAGCGAACCGCGTGAAGCAAGACGTGGCCGCAGATCTAGCGAAAAAGGTCGCGGACGCAGCAGCCGCGGAGGCCGCAGAGGAAGATAGTTGATGGACGCATGCAATAAAGTCGCCCTCTATGCCAGTTACCAAACCGGTGAAGACCTCCCCGGCTATGTCCGCTTTGCGCTCAAGCATCTCGCCGAGACCGACTTCAAGGTCGTCCTCCTCACGAATCGCCGAACGCTTTCGAGCGACACCTACGATTTTTTAAAGGAAAATCACATCGAGCTTTTCCTCACCGAAAATCGCGGATTTGACTTTGGCATGTGGCGGCGTTATCTGCAATTGCAAGCAAACCGCACAGACGCAGCCGGCAACTACGTTCCCGGCGTCATCACGCGTGATGTGGAACGCTTGCTGCTCATCAACGATTCCATCGTCTATTACCAAAACAAGTTCAAGGAATTCTTTGAACGCGCCGAACAAAGCAACGCCGACGTCGTCTCACTCACAAGCAATGACGAATTTGCCCCGCACCTGCAATCATTCTTCTTGTACATGAAACCCGCCGCTCTCGGCGTGTTCTTCTTGCACATTTTCGAGACACCCGAACAGACCGAATTCTACGATGTCACCCGCAAGCTTGAAGTCGGCTTGAGCGAAAAATTCACCGAAGCCGAAGTCATCATGGAATCGCTCTACCACACGGAACGCCCCGTGTTCTTCGCTTACGACGAGCTCACCCAACAAGGCGCTGGTTTCGTGAAGCGCAAGCTTCTGGAACGCCGTTTCAACTACGAAGAAAAGAAACACTTCGTACGCCACCACGCCTACGACGCACTCAACAAGGACTACACCGCCCTCATTCTAGAAGCCGGGCTAGATGCAGACTTTGACGAGAGTTGGCTCCCGAAAAGCAACGAGACTAAAGTCGAGCGCATCAAGGACTTTATCTGGGAAAAAGGATTCCAGCTCGTCGGCTTCCCCGCTAAACGCCTACTCGATAAAATCAAGAAATAAAAAAGCAGTTGTTTCCAAAATGGAAACAACCACTCTTCACTTTAACAACATACTTTTTCGCCTTAAAACGGCAAGTCGAATTCTTCCTCTTGAGCGCGTTTTAGCTGATTGCGCAGTTCAGTCGCGAACTTGCGCGGAACAGGCCTCGAAGGCGGAAGTACGTTCACGGAAAGTTCATCAGAAACACAATAATTTACGGCTCCATTTTCCGATACAGAGTAAGTGACGACTTTATAGGAATCGCCCATGCTCAATTCGTTCAAGGCCGCAGCCGATCCATCCTTAGAATTACGAAGTTGCTCACGGACTTTTTCGATTTGCTCTGCAGTTGATGGAGTATTCCACACAATAGCAAGCTCTACGTAATCCCCACGCGTAATCTCCACAATGTCGCCTTGTTTAAAACGAATCGTCTTGGGGTCGCGTCCCTTATAAGGTTCTTTATTGCATACCCTCAACTGTCTCGGGAGATTACTCGGTCCTTCACTTTTTAGCCACAAAGAGCCATCTTCGAGGTAACGCCAGCACGAAACATAGTCGGTAGAATGCATCATAGAACCTATCGGCAATTCCGTCACAAAAAAGCCATAGGCATCATTTGATTTTTTCTTGACAATTTTACGAATACACTTTTCGGCATCCGCCAAAGACTGATAGTACCCCACCTCACTTTCCATCAAATGGAAACAAGGGCAGACAGAGGGGCGAATCGCAAGCTCATCCTTATCGATACTAAAACTCTCTTTTTTGCTAAACATATAGCGAAAAACTCGTAAAACGAACAGATTTGTATTGTTTTCGGACTGTTGCATCGTATTCACCTCTCTTTTTATTCAAAATAACAGGTATAATTTATAAAATCGTACTGACATATAATGACATTTTGAATATATTTTTGCACCTAGCCCCTTTCCACAAAAAGAAGCACATCAATAAAGCAGGTATGGAATGAAGAAATTTGGTTTAACAGCGATTGGTTTTGCTGCTTTTTGGGCATCGTTATGGATGGCGGGCTGTGGCTCTGACGGAAACCCCGCCACCGGCAATGGCGACATTGACCCGAACCAGCCGATTTCTCTTTTCGATACCTTGAGCGTTCCGGGCGCAGCCAACTTGCCTGCTTGCGACGCAAGTCGTGAAGGTCGCGCATTCTTTGTGCAGAACGAGAACTTGCCGCGACTTTGCGTAAAAGGCTCTTGGCGCAGTGCAGCGGACTCCACAGACTTTAGCATCACCTGCAGCGACGGATTTTTGCACGCAGTTGACAAAATTTCGCCAACCGGAACAATCGTCGGTAGCGCAGACACAGTCTTTGTTGAAGGCTTCATTTCGCCGATGACAGGCATTGCGCAAAAAGGGCCGTTCGTCTTTGGCACAAGCGTTACCGTCACCGAAGCGAACAAGGAATTCAACACCGAAACTTACCAAAAAGCAGAAGGCTGCATCCTCACGAATGACGGACGCTATACCTTTAACGAAGTCCACTCAAATTCCAACTGCATGAAAATCAGGGCGACCGGTTTTTACCGCAACGAAGTGACAGGCAGAGTTTCGAACAACCCCATTACACTTGCTGCAAAGACTTGCTCGCCCGAACATGCGAACGTGAACATCCTCACGCACATTACCATCCCGCGCATTGAACAGCTCACGATGAACCACATCGACTTTGCCGAAGCCAAGGCGCAGGCGGAGCGCGAAGCATTTGCCGCATTCGGGATTGACACGGTCATGCTTTATTCGCAGCCGTACTTCACCGACGGACGCACCGACAAGCCCGTTGCCGAAGATTTGAACATGTTCGGGAATAGCGAATACAGTGCCGCACTGTTTGCCATCTCCGCCATGATTCAAGGCGAGCGCAGCGAGAACGACATGATGAATCTTGCGAACAATCTCGCCGAAGACCTCAAGGGCGATGGCATTTGGAACGACCAGAACTGGAAAATTCAAATCGCCGACTGGATTGTAGGTCTCGACACACTCTGGAAATACAACGACATCCGCAACAACGTTTCATCATGGGGCATGAACATTCCGAACTTTGAGCGCTACATGCGCGCGTTTATCCCTATCGCTTACGGTTTTGAGCCATGCACTGACGCCAACGCAGGGCAGGTCACGTACGTCAATCAAGGTCAAAGCGCCCTTTTCGCCAACGACTATGAGCACGCAGACCATTCCAAAGTCCGATTCATTTGCGACGTGAGTTCCAAGGAATGGCGCATTGCACAGCCCATCGAAAAAGACACGGCTGGATTCGGCCCCGGCGAATACGACAAGGAAGTCCGCGAAGGCCGCGTGAATCACGACAACTATTACATCTTCGAGACCGCCACAAACGCATGGCGCGTCGCCACCCCGCAGGAAGCCGACGGATTTACAGACCTCGTTGAAGTTTATGCAAATCTCAAGTCCGATGAAAAAGCGGTCTTCATTATCCGCCACAGCGAACGCACCGATGACACGGGCCCGAACGGCCACTTGACCAGCAACGGAAAAACATACGCCCGCAATTTAGGCACCCGCCTCGCGACGATCGCCAAGGAAGATTTTTACTACGGTTATTCGGGCTACACACGCACGCAAGAAACTTGCGAAGAAATCGCCATTGGCAAAGGTCAAGTCGGTTACACGCTCAACATCCTCCCCTACATGGACGGGGCCTGGTACATTAAGGACGAAGCCACCGCCAACAACTATATCAACGCCGAAGGCGGCTGGGTTGTATTTTCCAAGTACGGTTTTACAGGAGCCTATCCGGACGCATTCTACGATTTAGAAACTCGCAGCGAAGAACTCCTGAAGAACAACATCCTCGCAAACCTCCCGGCCATGAAACGCGTCAGTGTCATGTGTACGCACGATTACCTCGTCGTGCCGCTCCTCGCCTATACCACCAACGGCCACGCAAACGTGCGCTATTACGAAAAATGGCGCTGGGTCAATTACCTCTCGGGCGTTGCAATGATTATCTCCGCTGACGGTTCCGTGCGTTACGTCCCCGTCAAGGGACTTGAATCCGGTACGATGTAAAAATTACTCTTCGCGTTCCAGGATAATCAGCGCGCGATCTTGCGTGCTGTTCGGAATCGTGTAGAAGTGCTTCCCGACAAACTTGTAGCCGAAATCTTCAGGATAGAACGTCTTGAGTTCATCGGCAACAGCAGGGCCTTTCATAAAGTAAACGCGGCCACCCACCTTGAGGGAATTCGCAATGCGCGGGAGAGTCTTTTCCATGAGCTCAAAAGCGCGGCTAATCACGCCATCGACAGGGATGGTCATGCTGCGGCTCGTGACCTTATGGCCGAACACGTCAATCCCCTTGAGGCCCATCTTCTCAATGACCATGTTCAAAAAGTTGATGCGGTTCGGGCGCGGTTCGCACAACGTCAGGCGAATGGACGGGTTCACAATCTTGAGCGGGATTCCCGGGAATCCTGCACCACTGCCGACATCAATCATGCGAGCAGGCCACTTCGGCACATAAGCGTTGATGAGCGTGCAGTCGGCATAATGGCGTTCCACCATCGTCTCAAAAGCGTTGAGGCGAGTCAAATCCTGGTCGTCATTGTTCGCACGGAGCAACTGGTGAAATTCCCAAATCTGCTTCAAGGTATCCTGCTGGAGTTCCACACCGTAGTAATGCAACAGCTTGTCAAGCCCTGCAAGAGAGGGCGTCACGCGCTTACCGTTAAAAAGCGGAAACTCCGTACGCGGAGCCTTCATGTGAGGGATAAAATCCTTGCCAAGCGCACTTGCGCCACTGCGGGGTTTGGAATTTTTTGACCAAGATGAATTTGCCATACCCCAAAAGTTAGAAAAGTTTTTCAAAGATTTTTTAGTCCAAAAGGGTCTCTCGCGCGTGTATATATAATGGAGGAACCCCTTGATTAAAAAACTTTTTATTTTCGCCCTCGCCCTTTTCGCATCAACCGCAATCCAGGCTCAAGAAACCACAACAGCCCCATTCAGCAACGCCCAGGTTTTCGAATGGTGGGATGACGGCATCATCACGCCCGAAGAAGCCGATGAAATTTTCACAAGACTTGAAGAAGAAAACTACGATGAAGCCTGCCTGCTTGCCGAAGTCTACGCCCAGGAACCATGCACAAAGCAAGCGCCCTCCA
Coding sequences within it:
- a CDS encoding phosphoglycerate mutase family protein yields the protein MKKFGLTAIGFAAFWASLWMAGCGSDGNPATGNGDIDPNQPISLFDTLSVPGAANLPACDASREGRAFFVQNENLPRLCVKGSWRSAADSTDFSITCSDGFLHAVDKISPTGTIVGSADTVFVEGFISPMTGIAQKGPFVFGTSVTVTEANKEFNTETYQKAEGCILTNDGRYTFNEVHSNSNCMKIRATGFYRNEVTGRVSNNPITLAAKTCSPEHANVNILTHITIPRIEQLTMNHIDFAEAKAQAEREAFAAFGIDTVMLYSQPYFTDGRTDKPVAEDLNMFGNSEYSAALFAISAMIQGERSENDMMNLANNLAEDLKGDGIWNDQNWKIQIADWIVGLDTLWKYNDIRNNVSSWGMNIPNFERYMRAFIPIAYGFEPCTDANAGQVTYVNQGQSALFANDYEHADHSKVRFICDVSSKEWRIAQPIEKDTAGFGPGEYDKEVREGRVNHDNYYIFETATNAWRVATPQEADGFTDLVEVYANLKSDEKAVFIIRHSERTDDTGPNGHLTSNGKTYARNLGTRLATIAKEDFYYGYSGYTRTQETCEEIAIGKGQVGYTLNILPYMDGAWYIKDEATANNYINAEGGWVVFSKYGFTGAYPDAFYDLETRSEELLKNNILANLPAMKRVSVMCTHDYLVVPLLAYTTNGHANVRYYEKWRWVNYLSGVAMIISADGSVRYVPVKGLESGTM
- the rsmG gene encoding 16S rRNA (guanine(527)-N(7))-methyltransferase RsmG, with product MANSSWSKNSKPRSGASALGKDFIPHMKAPRTEFPLFNGKRVTPSLAGLDKLLHYYGVELQQDTLKQIWEFHQLLRANNDDQDLTRLNAFETMVERHYADCTLINAYVPKWPARMIDVGSGAGFPGIPLKIVNPSIRLTLCEPRPNRINFLNMVIEKMGLKGIDVFGHKVTSRSMTIPVDGVISRAFELMEKTLPRIANSLKVGGRVYFMKGPAVADELKTFYPEDFGYKFVGKHFYTIPNSTQDRALIILEREE